Proteins co-encoded in one Medicago truncatula cultivar Jemalong A17 chromosome 8, MtrunA17r5.0-ANR, whole genome shotgun sequence genomic window:
- the LOC25502323 gene encoding plant UBX domain-containing protein 9 isoform X2: MQQHFHIPTRAYLLYTLSNLNLFTFPLTTINILCAMSTLSPESVATFMRITGATEFVAVQKLEEYGGNLNEAVNAHFIGDRHIQEQNLAATATPHYDYSEANNQNNENRAGSRGIMPLFNAARRFRPSLLLDSNYRRELRDLCNGFGATTISNSTPPRGSPQGEAREFPTGINSAHVSPYLYQPGLSYAGADTNGSLSSHGRGYYGSNDYQNDYPLAQSSASRVHDEDAEDAMLLAAIEASKKEIRESSSQSAHNHSYYDVPSQSHFEREDDDLAHVISLSLQTAEKEEAIRELRVKEESEVLGAHALLAEGERTNTNRSRLEWGDISPDELNEALLIETALYGETSNHSSHKFPSLPDLQHHSEKNADPKRQRSSSSASQLLSETQLIRQQQDADYIASLQADKQKELNSLNKSETHSSKQEEKHKNTLERTLLFDFIDIYGAVKPGTYRVVRSYPRRAYSVNDRSATLNEAGLSNKNEALFLELI, encoded by the exons ATGCAACAACACTTTCACATTCCTACGCGCGCTTACTTACTATACACACTCTCCAATCTCAATCTCTTCACCTTTCCTCTCACTACCATCAACATTTTGTGCGCAATGTCGACGCTGTCCCCGGAATCCGTCGCAACCTTCATGCGAATCACCGGAGCAACGGAGTTCGTCGCTGTTCAGAAACTAGAG GAATATGGAGGCAATCTAAACGAAGCCGTGAATGCACATTTTATCGGAGACAGACACAT TCAGGAACAAAATCTTGCTGCTACTGCAACCCCACACTATGATTACTCTGaagcaaataatcaaaacaacgAAAATCGTGCTGGGTCACGTGGAATTATGCCTTTGTTCAATGCTGCTAGAAGATTTAGACCTTCACTACTACTTGACTCAAACTATAGAAGAGAACTTAGAGATCTATGTAACGGGTTTGGTGCTACTACGATTTCAAATAGTACACCACCACGTGGTTCTCCACAAGGGGAGGCGAGGGAATTTCCTACAGGGATCAATAGTGCACATGTGTCGCCCTATCTGTATCAACCTGGATTGAGCTATGCAGGTGCTGATACCAATGGAAGTTTATCATCTCATGGTCGAGGATATTATGGGTCAAATGATTATCAAAATGACTACCCTTTAGCTCAGTCAAGTGCTTCACGTGTTCATGATGAAGATGCAGAGGATGCAATGCTTCTAGCTGCAATAGAAGCCTCGAAGAAGGAGATCAGAGAAAGTTCTTCACAGAGTGCTCATAAT CATTCATATTATGATGTGCCTTCACAAAGTCATTTTGAACGAGAAGATGATGATTTGGCTCATGTCATTTCACTGTCTTTACAG ACCGCAGAGAAAGAGGAAGCAATACGTGAGCTTCGAGTGAAAGAGGAAAGTGAAGTACTTGGTGCTCATGCTTTATTAGCCGAGGGAGAGAGAACTAACACTAACAGAAGCAGACTAGAG TGGGGTGATATTTCTCCTGACGAGCTCAATGAAGCATTGCTGATTGAAACTGCACTTTATGGTGAAACTTCGAATCACAGTTCTCACAAATTTCCATCTTTGCCTGATCTGCAACATCATTCAGAAAAAAATGCTGATCCCAAAAGGCAGCGTTCATCCAGTTCAGCATCTCAATTATTATCTGAGACTCAGTTGATAAGACAACAACAG GATGCTGACTATATAGCATCACTACAAGCTGATAAACAAAAAGAATTGAATTCTCTCAACAAATCTGAAACCCATTCGTCAAAGcaagaagaaaaacacaaaaatacgCTTGAAAGAACG CTTCTTTTTGATTTCATAGACATTTATGGAGCAGTGAAGCCTGGCACCTATAGAGTT GTAAGGTCGTACCCGCGACGAGCATACAGTGTTAATGATAGATCGGCTACCTTGAATGAAGCAGGCCTTAGCAACAAGAATGAGGCTTTATTTCTCGAGTTGATTTAG
- the LOC25502323 gene encoding plant UBX domain-containing protein 9 isoform X1 — MQQHFHIPTRAYLLYTLSNLNLFTFPLTTINILCAMSTLSPESVATFMRITGATEFVAVQKLEEYGGNLNEAVNAHFIGDRHIQEQNLAATATPHYDYSEANNQNNENRAGSRGIMPLFNAARRFRPSLLLDSNYRRELRDLCNGFGATTISNSTPPRGSPQGEAREFPTGINSAHVSPYLYQPGLSYAGADTNGSLSSHGRGYYGSNDYQNDYPLAQSSASRVHDEDAEDAMLLAAIEASKKEIRESSSQSAHNHSYYDVPSQSHFEREDDDLAHVISLSLQTAEKEEAIRELRVKEESEVLGAHALLAEGERTNTNRSRLEWGDISPDELNEALLIETALYGETSNHSSHKFPSLPDLQHHSEKNADPKRQRSSSSASQLLSETQLIRQQQDADYIASLQADKQKELNSLNKSETHSSKQEEKHKNTLERTELEKTGDAKKIMLPNEPPLGDEKAITIVVRMPDGGRCERRFFKTDKLQLLFDFIDIYGAVKPGTYRVVRSYPRRAYSVNDRSATLNEAGLSNKNEALFLELI; from the exons ATGCAACAACACTTTCACATTCCTACGCGCGCTTACTTACTATACACACTCTCCAATCTCAATCTCTTCACCTTTCCTCTCACTACCATCAACATTTTGTGCGCAATGTCGACGCTGTCCCCGGAATCCGTCGCAACCTTCATGCGAATCACCGGAGCAACGGAGTTCGTCGCTGTTCAGAAACTAGAG GAATATGGAGGCAATCTAAACGAAGCCGTGAATGCACATTTTATCGGAGACAGACACAT TCAGGAACAAAATCTTGCTGCTACTGCAACCCCACACTATGATTACTCTGaagcaaataatcaaaacaacgAAAATCGTGCTGGGTCACGTGGAATTATGCCTTTGTTCAATGCTGCTAGAAGATTTAGACCTTCACTACTACTTGACTCAAACTATAGAAGAGAACTTAGAGATCTATGTAACGGGTTTGGTGCTACTACGATTTCAAATAGTACACCACCACGTGGTTCTCCACAAGGGGAGGCGAGGGAATTTCCTACAGGGATCAATAGTGCACATGTGTCGCCCTATCTGTATCAACCTGGATTGAGCTATGCAGGTGCTGATACCAATGGAAGTTTATCATCTCATGGTCGAGGATATTATGGGTCAAATGATTATCAAAATGACTACCCTTTAGCTCAGTCAAGTGCTTCACGTGTTCATGATGAAGATGCAGAGGATGCAATGCTTCTAGCTGCAATAGAAGCCTCGAAGAAGGAGATCAGAGAAAGTTCTTCACAGAGTGCTCATAAT CATTCATATTATGATGTGCCTTCACAAAGTCATTTTGAACGAGAAGATGATGATTTGGCTCATGTCATTTCACTGTCTTTACAG ACCGCAGAGAAAGAGGAAGCAATACGTGAGCTTCGAGTGAAAGAGGAAAGTGAAGTACTTGGTGCTCATGCTTTATTAGCCGAGGGAGAGAGAACTAACACTAACAGAAGCAGACTAGAG TGGGGTGATATTTCTCCTGACGAGCTCAATGAAGCATTGCTGATTGAAACTGCACTTTATGGTGAAACTTCGAATCACAGTTCTCACAAATTTCCATCTTTGCCTGATCTGCAACATCATTCAGAAAAAAATGCTGATCCCAAAAGGCAGCGTTCATCCAGTTCAGCATCTCAATTATTATCTGAGACTCAGTTGATAAGACAACAACAG GATGCTGACTATATAGCATCACTACAAGCTGATAAACAAAAAGAATTGAATTCTCTCAACAAATCTGAAACCCATTCGTCAAAGcaagaagaaaaacacaaaaatacgCTTGAAAGAACG GAATTGGAGAAAACAGgtgatgcaaaaaaaattatgcttccAAATGAACCACCCTTAGGTGATGAAAAAGCAATTACTATTGTTGTTCGAATGCCGGACGGTGGTCGTTGTGAACGTCGCTTCTTCAAAACTGACAAGCTTCAG CTTCTTTTTGATTTCATAGACATTTATGGAGCAGTGAAGCCTGGCACCTATAGAGTT GTAAGGTCGTACCCGCGACGAGCATACAGTGTTAATGATAGATCGGCTACCTTGAATGAAGCAGGCCTTAGCAACAAGAATGAGGCTTTATTTCTCGAGTTGATTTAG